From the genome of Paralichthys olivaceus isolate ysfri-2021 chromosome 4, ASM2471397v2, whole genome shotgun sequence:
GCCGCTATATGAGGACTTGCAGCTGTAAACCAGACAGAGAGGTATGTGAGTGCATTCCACAGGTGAACACGAACCAACATGTGAGGGCACAGTTTTTTAATGACAACAACTAAAAACATATTCACGACACACACTGCACCTCTACAGCATagacgtgtgtgtatatgtgtgtaattTTATTCATCTTACATGCAAGAGGGTTCGTTACTGTCTTGGGGGTATATGCACTCGCCGCCGTTCCCACAGTATTTTTCATCTTTGCTGTCACATGATCTGAATGATCGCAGAACCCGTGGATACTCCACGACACCTGCACACAGGAAGAGTTGCATCATAATCAATCATCACTTTGTAACACAACATTGTGGAGAGCCTGTGCCACAAGGCAATTAACTGCCACAGGAAATTAATAGtacaaataacaataattataataatagtttttctatgtagcacctttcatacagtGCAGGTTAAAGTGCTTTATagacataaaataaattacaaatgattaaataaagtCAAAGCATTAACTATGTAAAAGTATAGATAGAGGTTTacgaaacaataaaaaatgcaaCGCAAGTTAGATAAAAGTATCAAAAATCCAAAATCTATGGTAAAAccaatttgaaaataaaaaagtcgaatacaaaacacaaacaacaaaaattcAGCGAGGAATATATTTTCATTGGTCTGTTGATTTTAATTCACAATGACCAAAACACTCCACTGAAGACACTCACTGGCATTGAGCTGCGTGGTCGTATTTGAAAGAAGAGAAGCTGCTGTTGTCTGGAGGTCGTCGGTCAGAATCGCACTTTGTCCTGCTGTGGTCAGGAGGAGCAGCACTGCCACCGCTGGGAGGACGACTGAGGGACGGGAggcaaatgacagaaaataggAATTTTATTCATTAGATCTTGTAAGAGTTTATTTTGTCCACCCTTGTGCCGCAAAACGTATTTTCTGCCTTCAATGTGGTTTAATTTATAAGTTATTTCTACTTTTATAAAAAGGGCtacatcacaaaaacacatttcaattgCTTTGCTGGAATCACAGACAAGAGTCAagtataaaacaaagaaatggtGCCTTCATTGACGCTTACCTCTCTCCAGGTTGGTCTGTCTTATTGGAAACATCTCGTCTTCTGTTGGTGTGATGTCTGATCGAGACCGAGCAGTGTGATCCACAGCTGGTTTGTGCCGAGCTTATATATCCTGCTGCCAACTGCGGAAACGATTCAAACAGCCAATGAAACAACAGAGGACTTGTTAAAAAATGAGAAGCATTTGCTTCCAAATAACCATCTGCATCATATCCTTTACTCAGGACAGCTCCCAGCATGTAGGGACAATGTCTACGGGCTGacgctggtggtggtggtgggggcatGTGATTACCCAGAGGCTTTGTGAGAGTAGTTTCTTCTTTGGAGGTTTCTGAACCCACGCATGCCCCTGGCAGATTGAGTTCCACTAAAATGCCTCCTTTGCCGGTTTGAGAGGTTGCTTCATT
Proteins encoded in this window:
- the epgn gene encoding epigen, with protein sequence MFPIRQTNLERVVLPAVAVLLLLTTAGQSAILTDDLQTTAASLLSNTTTQLNASVVEYPRVLRSFRSCDSKDEKYCGNGGECIYPQDSNEPSCICKSSYSGARCLFFSEIVYTLPELERLIGISFGVVMLLLIMAIMIYCFINRRCMKSAPLIKSAPSETSV